TAAAAAATGTTTCTCATAATTATCCAGAAGTAAAATTAAATAATTTATATGTTGACAATGCAGTTATGCAAATAATAAAAAATCCTAGTTCTTTTGATGTAATATTATGCTCTAATATATTTGGCGATATAATTTCTGATGAATGTGCAGCAATAATAGGTTCAATAGGAATGCTACCTTCAGCAAGTATAAACGAAAATAAATTCGGGCTATACGAGCCATCAGGAGGATCTGCACCAGATATAAAAAATTTAAATATAGCTAATCCTATTGCTCAGATTTTATCACTTTCTATGTTGTTAAAGTATACTATGAATCAAATAGAAATATCTAAAAAAATTGATGATTCTGTTAATGAGGCTTTAAAATTAGGATATAGAACTAAAGATATAATTAGTAGCAGTCATGAAAATTATGTTTCTACTGAAAAAATGGGTGATATAATATCAGAAATTTTAATAGAAAAAAAATAGGGAAAAAATGAATAATAAAAGATATACTTTATATGAGAAATTATATAATTCTCATTTAATATATGAAAAAAAAAATGAAACTCCTTTAATTTATATAGATTTACATTTATTACATGAAGTCACATCACCACAAGCATTTTTTGCTATGAGAAAAAAAAATAGAAGTGTAAGAGTACCAAATAAAACTTTTGCTACTATGGATCATAATGTCTCAACAAAAAGTACTAAGAATATAGATTTCGATGAAATGTCAAATATTCAAATAAAAGAATTAACAAAAAATTGTGAATTGAACAAAATAAAATTGTTTGGTCTAGATCATCCTAAACAAGGTATAGTACATGTAATAGGTCCAGAAAATGGTTTAACATTACCTGGATATACAATTGTGTGTGGTGATTCTCATACTTCTACACACGGTGCATTTGGTGCTTTATCTTTTGGAATAGGTACTTATGAAGTAGAGCATGTTCTCACTACTCAAACTTTACCTCAAATTAGATATAAAAATATGCAAATAAAAATTTCTGGAAATATGCAAAAATATGTTTATGCTAAAGATATCATATTATATATAATAAAAAAGCTGAGTACATCAGCAGGAAATGGTTATATTATAGAATTTTGTGGGGATACTATATCTAATTTAAGTATGGAAGGAAGAATGACAATATGTAATATGTCTGTAGAATTAGGAGCAAAATCTAGTATAATTTCCCCAGATAATACTACATATAAATATTTAATAAATAAAAAATATACTCCTAAAAAAAAATATTGGGAAAAAGCAAAAATTTTTTGGAATACATTAAGATCAGATAAAAATGCTTTTTTTGACAAGAAATTTTCTTTTAATATAGAAAATGTTGCTCCTCAAGTTACTTGGGGTACTAATCCAAGTCAAACTATTGATGTTAACGGAAAAATACCATCAATTAGTGAATATAAACATGTTAATGAAAGAAAAAATATAGAAAATACATTAAAATATATGAACTTAAAACCAGGTACATATTTAAAAAATGTTCCTATAGATAAAGTTTTCATAGGATCTTGTACTAATTCTAGAATTGAAGATTTAAGAGAAGCTTCAAAAATTTTAGTAAATAAAAAAGTTCATAAACATGTACAAGCTATAGTAGTTCCAGGATCAAAAAAAGTAAAATTACAGGCTGAACAAGAAGGACTAGATGAAATTTTTATTAAATCAGGATTTGAATGGAGACTTCCTGGTTGTTCTATGTGTTTAGCAATGAATGATGATAAATTAAATAGAGGTGAAAGATGTGTATCTACTAGTAATAGAAACTTTGAAGGTAGACAAGGTAATGGTGGAATTACACATCTAGTTAGTCCTGTAATGGCATCAGCTGCTGCTATATTTGGTAAAATAGTAGATGTAAGAGATATTTAACTTAAATATAAAAGGTGAAATTTCTTTATAATATGAAAAAATTTATAGCACATAAAGGGAAAATACTTCCATTAGATATGTCTAATATAGATACTGATGTAATTATTCCTAAACAATTTTTAAAAAAAATCACAAAACAAGGATTTGGTAAATATTTATTTTTTAATTGGCGTTATATTAATAATAATATTAAAAAAAAGAATTATAATTTTATTTTAAATAAAGATATTTATAAGAATTCTAGTGTGTTACTTACTAGAAATAATTTTGGTTGTGGCTCGTCTAGAGAACATGCTGTTTGGGCTTTAAAAGATTTTGGTTTTAAAGTAATTTTGTCTTCTAGTTTTTCTGATATATTTTATAATAATAGTTTTAACAATGGTATTT
This sequence is a window from Buchnera aphidicola (Chaitoregma tattakana). Protein-coding genes within it:
- the leuC gene encoding 3-isopropylmalate dehydratase large subunit, coding for MNNKRYTLYEKLYNSHLIYEKKNETPLIYIDLHLLHEVTSPQAFFAMRKKNRSVRVPNKTFATMDHNVSTKSTKNIDFDEMSNIQIKELTKNCELNKIKLFGLDHPKQGIVHVIGPENGLTLPGYTIVCGDSHTSTHGAFGALSFGIGTYEVEHVLTTQTLPQIRYKNMQIKISGNMQKYVYAKDIILYIIKKLSTSAGNGYIIEFCGDTISNLSMEGRMTICNMSVELGAKSSIISPDNTTYKYLINKKYTPKKKYWEKAKIFWNTLRSDKNAFFDKKFSFNIENVAPQVTWGTNPSQTIDVNGKIPSISEYKHVNERKNIENTLKYMNLKPGTYLKNVPIDKVFIGSCTNSRIEDLREASKILVNKKVHKHVQAIVVPGSKKVKLQAEQEGLDEIFIKSGFEWRLPGCSMCLAMNDDKLNRGERCVSTSNRNFEGRQGNGGITHLVSPVMASAAAIFGKIVDVRDI
- the leuD gene encoding 3-isopropylmalate dehydratase small subunit; amino-acid sequence: MKKFIAHKGKILPLDMSNIDTDVIIPKQFLKKITKQGFGKYLFFNWRYINNNIKKKNYNFILNKDIYKNSSVLLTRNNFGCGSSREHAVWALKDFGFKVILSSSFSDIFYNNSFNNGILPIIFSNKIINEIFCIVKDAHILLAKINVIDKYVSILNKKYFFEIDDFYHFCIMNGLDRIDYTLKYKDKIEEYEKNNTFY